A window of Pirellula sp. SH-Sr6A contains these coding sequences:
- the aroH gene encoding chorismate mutase has product MDGGKLCRGVRGATTVESNSKEAILKGTRQLLALMIRRNEIAQEDVASAIFTVTRDLNAEFPALAARQMGWIDIPLLCGYEVDVPGSLGACVRILLHWNTSKSQKEIHHVYIHDAIALRPDLNKLPPVDWNELEEWIASQLSTGKSGKP; this is encoded by the coding sequence ATGGACGGGGGCAAGCTTTGTCGCGGCGTACGCGGGGCAACGACTGTCGAGAGCAACTCCAAAGAAGCGATTCTCAAAGGAACGCGTCAGTTGCTGGCACTCATGATTCGCCGAAACGAAATTGCCCAAGAAGACGTAGCGAGCGCAATTTTTACCGTCACTCGAGACCTCAATGCAGAGTTTCCCGCCCTCGCGGCGAGGCAAATGGGCTGGATCGATATCCCCCTTCTATGCGGGTACGAAGTCGACGTTCCCGGTTCGCTCGGGGCATGCGTCCGAATTCTATTGCATTGGAACACGTCGAAGTCCCAAAAGGAAATCCACCACGTTTATATTCATGACGCGATCGCACTTCGCCCGGATCTCAACAAACTACCACCCGTCGATTGGAACGAACTGGAGGAGTGGATCGCCAGCCAACTCTCCACCGGGAAGTCTGGCAAACCTTAG
- a CDS encoding sigma-54-dependent transcriptional regulator: MFESLEKTGYRCTVATSGPEGKRHLEQNTFDVIITDLMMNDFDGMQVLAMARQLLPESQVIMVTGHATVSKAVEAMQLGAFNFLEKPITPNRLRAIVAKAIEAVQLKQTNVELRRRLDEKFGFEGIVYAGPQMQQLIDRLKRIAPTDATVLITGESGTGKELIARAIHQNSPRKGKRMVALNVRAVSENLVESEMFGHVRGSFTDAVTDREGAFQYADGGTLFLDEVGDMPMSTQIKLLRVLEEHQITRVGDNKPIKVNVRLISATNRPLEAMIEEGQFRNDLFYRLKVVTVHLPPLRDRRDDIIPLMDHFRKTFVRRHNHAPCNFTPAVTKKFFAYAWPGNIRQLRNFVETMVVLDTDGKLDIDDLPPELMDDSDSSLNTLGATNTIEMPNMPLAIGNSELVGKTMDEIEQWAIEETLKITAGNREEAAKILGIGARTLYRKLDKYREESQ; encoded by the coding sequence ATGTTCGAGAGCTTGGAAAAGACAGGCTATCGATGCACCGTCGCGACGAGCGGCCCCGAGGGGAAGCGGCATCTCGAACAAAACACCTTCGATGTCATCATCACCGATTTGATGATGAACGACTTTGACGGCATGCAGGTGCTGGCCATGGCCCGACAACTGCTTCCCGAGAGCCAAGTCATCATGGTTACGGGGCACGCGACCGTTTCCAAAGCGGTGGAGGCGATGCAACTGGGTGCTTTCAATTTCCTGGAAAAACCAATCACCCCGAATCGACTTCGAGCGATCGTGGCGAAAGCGATCGAAGCGGTACAGCTCAAACAAACGAACGTGGAGCTCCGGCGGCGCCTGGATGAGAAATTCGGCTTCGAAGGGATCGTCTACGCCGGCCCGCAAATGCAGCAACTCATCGATCGATTGAAGCGAATTGCCCCCACTGACGCCACGGTGCTGATCACCGGGGAAAGCGGTACGGGGAAAGAATTGATCGCCCGCGCGATCCATCAAAATAGTCCTCGTAAAGGGAAGCGCATGGTCGCATTGAATGTGCGCGCCGTCTCCGAAAACTTGGTCGAGAGCGAAATGTTCGGTCACGTTCGTGGATCGTTTACCGACGCGGTGACCGATCGCGAAGGAGCCTTTCAATACGCCGACGGCGGTACGTTGTTTCTCGATGAAGTAGGTGATATGCCGATGAGCACGCAGATCAAACTGCTGCGTGTGCTCGAAGAGCATCAAATCACGCGCGTCGGAGATAACAAACCGATCAAGGTCAACGTGCGATTGATTTCTGCAACCAACCGGCCCCTCGAGGCGATGATCGAAGAGGGGCAATTCCGCAATGATCTTTTCTATCGTCTAAAAGTAGTCACAGTGCATCTGCCTCCACTGCGAGATCGGCGTGACGACATCATCCCACTCATGGATCACTTCCGAAAGACATTCGTTCGTCGGCACAATCACGCGCCATGCAACTTCACGCCCGCAGTGACGAAAAAATTCTTTGCGTATGCCTGGCCGGGAAACATTCGTCAGCTACGCAACTTTGTCGAAACCATGGTTGTCCTCGATACCGACGGAAAACTCGACATCGACGACTTGCCTCCCGAGTTGATGGACGACAGTGATTCTTCGCTCAATACGCTAGGCGCGACGAACACGATCGAAATGCCTAACATGCCGCTGGCGATTGGTAATTCGGAGTTGGTGGGGAAGACGATGGATGAAATCGAACAATGGGCCATCGAAGAAACGCTGAAAATCACTGCAGGTAACCGAGAAGAGGCAGCCAAAATCCTCGGTATCGGCGCTCGCACCCTTTACCGCAAGCTCGACAAGTATCGAGAAGAAAGCCAATAA
- a CDS encoding DUF5722 domain-containing protein, whose product MPQAFRCIFLLILWLPCITAHAWTDSDPAILESMKREFDGKIDRIAVASDSISVRGSIAIEPDATAYGLAALPLHASRIDLPLDANVEPIRFDAQGAFEWKVKRLEGDPAHRRDRLFRRWHVVKQKGEQWSIASRGRYADEIDCRAPDLPAARPTTQKGLGGWTPNRGPGLENELKELGIGSVTVNVAGLHNALRLEPASDTVPYIWDGKTYHLRESVLHDYDRTFQLAQQNNVMVSAILLINNIRDPNQAEGSLLAHPDATADGTYAMPNVATPEGENYVAALYNLIAERWSRTDGKFGRVHHWIMHNEVDFGWVWTNAGKKSDLAYMDLYQRSMRLMHLATRQYDPHGDAFISLTHHWSIPGEPYAYGSRRMLELLDLFEEAEGEFKWGLAFHPYPQDLFEPKTWQDSQATWDWNTAKITPKNLEVLDAFMRRDTMRFEGAVRKIHLSENGFNSRSYSDSDLANQAAGMALAWHKIQRLPAIQVWHYHNWVDHPDEGGLKIGLRKLPNDPEGPLGKKPIWHLYRSLGTDTQENVSMPYLKVIGLSSWDEAVHPFP is encoded by the coding sequence ATGCCGCAAGCTTTTCGGTGCATCTTTTTGTTAATTCTGTGGTTGCCATGTATCACAGCGCACGCTTGGACGGATTCAGACCCAGCGATCCTCGAATCTATGAAGCGAGAGTTTGATGGGAAGATCGATCGGATTGCAGTAGCTTCGGACTCGATCTCGGTCCGGGGGAGTATTGCAATCGAGCCGGATGCGACTGCTTACGGGCTCGCAGCACTTCCACTGCACGCATCGCGGATCGATCTCCCGCTCGATGCGAATGTTGAGCCGATCCGCTTCGATGCTCAAGGCGCTTTCGAATGGAAAGTCAAGCGTTTGGAGGGGGATCCTGCCCATCGACGGGATCGACTATTTCGTCGTTGGCATGTTGTAAAGCAAAAGGGAGAACAATGGTCGATCGCTTCGCGAGGCCGATATGCGGACGAGATCGATTGCCGCGCTCCGGATTTGCCTGCGGCAAGACCGACTACGCAAAAGGGGCTCGGTGGGTGGACTCCGAATCGCGGCCCGGGACTGGAGAATGAGTTAAAAGAATTGGGGATCGGATCTGTTACCGTTAATGTGGCTGGACTCCATAACGCACTGCGACTGGAACCGGCGTCCGATACGGTGCCCTATATTTGGGATGGTAAAACCTATCACCTCCGAGAGTCGGTTCTGCACGATTACGACCGGACTTTTCAACTAGCGCAGCAGAACAACGTGATGGTCTCCGCTATCCTCTTGATCAATAACATTCGCGATCCGAATCAAGCGGAAGGAAGTCTGCTCGCGCATCCCGATGCGACCGCCGATGGAACCTATGCGATGCCGAATGTCGCAACGCCGGAAGGAGAAAACTACGTCGCCGCGCTCTACAATTTAATCGCGGAGCGATGGTCGCGTACCGATGGCAAATTTGGACGTGTCCACCACTGGATCATGCACAATGAAGTCGATTTCGGATGGGTATGGACCAACGCTGGTAAGAAGTCCGATCTTGCGTACATGGATCTTTACCAACGTTCCATGCGACTGATGCACCTTGCCACGCGCCAATACGATCCGCACGGGGACGCATTCATCTCTCTCACCCATCACTGGTCGATTCCGGGTGAGCCCTATGCGTATGGTTCTCGACGCATGCTGGAACTTCTCGATCTCTTTGAGGAGGCGGAGGGAGAATTTAAATGGGGGCTCGCATTCCATCCCTACCCGCAGGACTTGTTTGAGCCGAAGACTTGGCAAGACAGCCAAGCCACTTGGGATTGGAACACGGCCAAGATTACGCCGAAAAATCTAGAAGTCCTCGATGCCTTCATGCGTCGCGACACGATGCGATTTGAGGGTGCAGTACGGAAGATCCATTTGAGCGAAAACGGATTCAATTCCCGGAGCTATTCCGACTCGGACCTAGCGAATCAAGCGGCTGGGATGGCATTGGCTTGGCACAAGATCCAGCGATTGCCTGCCATTCAAGTCTGGCATTATCACAACTGGGTGGACCATCCCGACGAAGGGGGACTCAAAATCGGATTGAGAAAGCTACCGAATGATCCCGAGGGACCCTTGGGCAAAAAACCGATTTGGCATTTGTATCGATCGTTGGGCACCGACACGCAAGAAAACGTGTCGATGCCCTATCTCAAAGTGATTGGGCTCTCGTCGTGGGACGAAGCCGTTCACCCATTCCCGTAG
- a CDS encoding DUF1080 domain-containing protein, whose translation MQRCSDKLRSVSKQFGALAALFAPCQMVTAQEYINGIEWKEPSLVTPGATNDLPPSDAVVLFDGKDLSHWKNASGWKVDAGSMVAGKGAVTSVEEFGDCQVHIEWSAPTPPKGDGQGRGNSGVFLMGIYELQVLDSYQNKTYSDGQAGAIYKQTPPMANAMRKPGEWNTYDIFWTAPRFKEDGSLQSPAYITAMHNGVLILNHFELKGDTPFNRPPAYKKHKDKGPITLQDHGNPVRFRNIWVRNLEPVEGKQTRKPFLRNGNKETEIE comes from the coding sequence ATGCAACGTTGCTCAGACAAACTTCGTTCCGTTTCAAAACAATTTGGAGCGCTCGCCGCCCTCTTCGCTCCTTGCCAAATGGTGACTGCACAGGAATACATCAACGGGATTGAATGGAAGGAACCGTCTCTCGTCACGCCTGGAGCGACGAACGATTTACCACCTTCCGATGCCGTCGTTCTATTCGACGGAAAGGATCTTTCGCACTGGAAAAACGCATCGGGTTGGAAAGTGGATGCGGGATCGATGGTCGCAGGCAAAGGAGCCGTGACCAGTGTCGAAGAGTTTGGAGATTGCCAAGTGCACATCGAATGGTCTGCCCCAACACCTCCCAAAGGGGACGGACAAGGGCGGGGCAACTCCGGGGTATTCCTGATGGGAATTTACGAGTTGCAGGTCCTCGATTCGTACCAGAATAAAACCTACTCCGATGGCCAAGCGGGTGCGATCTACAAGCAAACGCCACCGATGGCCAACGCCATGCGCAAACCGGGCGAATGGAACACCTACGACATCTTCTGGACCGCACCTCGGTTCAAAGAGGATGGTTCGCTTCAATCTCCCGCTTACATCACCGCCATGCACAACGGCGTCTTGATCCTCAATCACTTCGAATTGAAAGGCGATACTCCCTTCAATCGTCCGCCCGCCTACAAAAAGCATAAAGACAAAGGACCTATCACCCTACAAGATCACGGCAATCCCGTTCGCTTTCGCAATATCTGGGTCCGAAACCTGGAACCGGTCGAAGGTAAACAAACTCGCAAGCCGTTCTTGCGAAATGGCAACAAGGAAACCGAAATCGAATAG
- a CDS encoding cellulase family glycosylhydrolase has product MQCKFYAIANVLLVSVLGLRFAGADDGPTSPSIDRATKMEVIQVSKDKKGFVLHPSGERFVPWGHNYASVDILKRLEEDPARVQREFEEMKQSGTTVARIHPELPRILDKPDVASEKGIAGIQQLLAIAEKTGIYLKITGLANYTIADRPEWYDKLTDDDRWRAQAFFWETIARTCKDSPAVFAYDLVNEPAAAGKPEDGWYSGRMGDVEFCQRLSLNAGKRTGDEIFRAWIARMVQSIRAQDSSHMITMGLLPFPTAYQSSAEELDFVSPHLYPKTGKVAEELALLKKFAWDKPIVIGETFPLSCSPEDLREFLLKSRGVAAGWIGHWPDESPAALMELKQSGKATIQNAIWLAWVELFRELGPSMQSE; this is encoded by the coding sequence ATGCAGTGCAAATTCTATGCGATCGCGAACGTCTTGCTGGTTTCTGTTCTCGGCTTGCGATTCGCAGGCGCGGACGACGGGCCTACGAGTCCGTCGATCGATCGAGCGACGAAGATGGAAGTCATTCAAGTTTCGAAAGACAAAAAGGGTTTTGTGTTGCACCCTTCTGGCGAGAGGTTTGTTCCTTGGGGGCACAATTACGCTTCCGTGGATATTCTCAAGCGGCTGGAGGAGGACCCGGCTCGCGTCCAGCGCGAGTTCGAGGAGATGAAGCAGTCAGGCACAACAGTCGCGCGCATCCATCCCGAATTGCCACGCATTCTCGACAAGCCCGATGTTGCCAGCGAAAAGGGGATCGCCGGAATTCAGCAGTTGCTGGCCATCGCGGAAAAGACAGGCATCTACCTCAAGATAACCGGGCTTGCTAACTACACGATCGCGGACCGTCCGGAGTGGTACGACAAACTTACTGACGACGATCGCTGGCGGGCTCAAGCGTTCTTCTGGGAAACGATCGCTCGAACTTGTAAAGATAGTCCTGCTGTCTTCGCCTACGATTTGGTGAACGAACCGGCGGCAGCGGGCAAGCCTGAAGATGGCTGGTATTCGGGGCGCATGGGGGACGTGGAATTTTGTCAGCGATTGAGTTTGAACGCCGGCAAGCGAACGGGGGACGAGATCTTTCGCGCGTGGATCGCACGTATGGTTCAGTCGATTCGCGCGCAGGATTCGTCTCACATGATCACAATGGGGTTGCTCCCGTTTCCAACTGCTTACCAATCGTCTGCCGAGGAACTCGACTTTGTTTCGCCCCACCTCTATCCCAAAACCGGCAAGGTTGCTGAGGAACTGGCGCTGCTCAAGAAATTTGCGTGGGACAAGCCGATTGTGATCGGTGAGACATTTCCACTGAGTTGCAGTCCTGAGGACTTGCGAGAGTTTCTGCTGAAAAGTCGAGGGGTTGCTGCAGGTTGGATAGGGCATTGGCCAGACGAATCTCCGGCGGCATTAATGGAGCTAAAGCAATCCGGAAAAGCAACCATTCAGAACGCTATCTGGCTAGCCTGGGTAGAGCTCTTTCGCGAGCTTGGGCCATCCATGCAGTCCGAATGA
- a CDS encoding HEAT repeat domain-containing protein has translation MSAIKRFVSHLPTGLAYVEFLASQRKRVSSAIASGLLLAIIGCTDGPFYELKKLNPVIQDQWRKDRARRPVYHQRVEEFQLLRTAIAKYPVEEQRRYIELLANTAKAETSPDIRRHIVLVLSEVLERPDAMMVVTELSKDKESKVRLEVAKALRNSSDPIATQALLSMAASDKSDVVRNMAAESLGNHKTEDVKSFLAKQLDSKQPGAQYAAYLALKEQTGKSFGGDAAKMRAYLQGEPVDEDSPSFLASPIDFFLGR, from the coding sequence ATGTCCGCGATCAAACGGTTTGTTTCCCATCTCCCCACGGGGCTTGCGTACGTGGAATTCTTAGCTTCCCAACGAAAACGGGTTTCCTCCGCCATCGCGAGCGGCTTATTGCTCGCGATCATCGGATGTACCGACGGCCCGTTTTACGAACTTAAGAAGCTGAACCCGGTCATTCAGGATCAATGGAGAAAGGATCGCGCTCGGCGGCCGGTCTACCATCAACGGGTGGAAGAGTTCCAGCTGCTTCGTACGGCGATAGCAAAATACCCGGTCGAAGAGCAGCGCCGATATATCGAGCTCCTAGCCAATACAGCCAAAGCGGAAACCAGCCCCGATATTCGTCGGCACATCGTTCTGGTGTTGTCTGAAGTGCTGGAACGGCCAGACGCTATGATGGTCGTGACGGAACTATCGAAGGACAAAGAAAGCAAGGTTCGGCTCGAGGTCGCCAAGGCGCTTCGAAATAGCAGTGATCCGATTGCCACCCAAGCTCTCTTGTCCATGGCTGCATCGGATAAGAGCGATGTGGTGCGAAACATGGCGGCGGAGTCGTTGGGAAATCATAAAACCGAGGATGTGAAAAGCTTCCTCGCCAAACAATTGGACTCGAAGCAACCCGGGGCTCAATACGCTGCGTATCTCGCTCTCAAAGAGCAGACCGGAAAAAGCTTCGGTGGCGATGCGGCCAAAATGCGAGCCTATCTCCAGGGGGAACCGGTCGACGAAGACTCTCCGAGCTTTCTCGCTTCCCCCATCGACTTCTTCTTGGGGCGATAA